A window of the Roseovarius sp. S88 genome harbors these coding sequences:
- a CDS encoding HlyD family type I secretion periplasmic adaptor subunit produces MTQLVPHSQARSLAHLDHTHALPNTQYEPKIGRYVLFGVFVLLTFVGGALYWSFASKLDGAVVAPASFVVEGNRKTVEHIDGGTIRAILISDGEFVEHGQPLVRLDSTDIDVDLNVLGSQLGELSVRRARLLAQINGQESFVEAHVLAQLHPDVNRLHWYTAFLTQKQLFDTEARARRTEMEIASQRILGLKDQVIGLEEQRDSARRQLEITKEELAGLQQLYDQGLVTVPRISARRVEAERLAGVDASLRTQIAQARNQSRELELTRVSAQKLRDEAIANELAAVEAQLALVAPQFAGAAERRKRIEILAPSSGRVVNLEVSTTGGVIRPGEAILDIVPADQELIVEARVKTADIDKLQIGQQTRIRLSAFAQADVPEATGQIFDISADALEDDRTGEEFYMARVKLDADQPTQVAELDLLPGMPADLFVRTGERTAFSYLAQPISDRLARTFIE; encoded by the coding sequence ATGACACAGCTTGTCCCGCACTCACAGGCGCGGTCTCTCGCGCATCTAGATCACACACATGCTTTGCCGAACACGCAGTATGAACCCAAAATTGGCCGCTATGTTCTATTCGGCGTTTTCGTCTTGCTGACTTTTGTCGGCGGTGCTTTGTACTGGTCCTTCGCCTCAAAACTCGATGGCGCGGTTGTCGCTCCTGCCTCCTTTGTGGTCGAAGGCAATCGCAAAACGGTCGAACATATCGATGGCGGCACCATTCGCGCCATTCTAATCTCCGACGGTGAGTTTGTTGAACACGGTCAGCCACTGGTCCGCCTGGACAGCACTGATATTGACGTCGACCTGAACGTGCTCGGCAGTCAACTCGGGGAGTTGAGCGTACGGCGCGCGCGTCTTCTGGCACAGATCAATGGCCAGGAAAGCTTTGTAGAAGCGCATGTTCTGGCACAGTTACATCCTGACGTGAATCGTTTGCATTGGTACACGGCGTTTTTGACTCAAAAACAACTGTTTGACACCGAAGCCCGTGCGCGGCGCACCGAAATGGAGATTGCGTCTCAACGTATTTTGGGACTGAAAGACCAAGTCATCGGTCTTGAAGAGCAGCGCGACTCTGCGCGCCGCCAACTGGAGATCACCAAAGAAGAGCTGGCTGGTTTGCAGCAGCTTTATGATCAGGGTCTCGTTACGGTTCCGCGCATCAGCGCGCGCCGCGTCGAAGCAGAACGGCTGGCCGGGGTTGATGCATCGTTGCGCACTCAGATCGCACAGGCCAGAAATCAGTCGCGAGAGCTGGAACTGACCAGAGTCAGCGCCCAGAAATTACGTGACGAGGCGATTGCCAATGAACTAGCTGCCGTCGAGGCTCAGCTTGCACTGGTTGCCCCCCAATTTGCCGGGGCTGCAGAACGCCGCAAACGCATTGAGATCCTTGCGCCCTCTAGCGGCCGAGTGGTCAATCTCGAAGTTTCCACGACCGGTGGCGTGATCCGACCAGGTGAAGCTATTCTTGATATTGTTCCCGCGGATCAGGAGCTTATCGTCGAGGCGCGCGTCAAAACCGCGGATATCGACAAGCTTCAAATCGGTCAGCAAACACGAATTCGTCTGTCTGCGTTTGCGCAGGCGGATGTGCCCGAAGCTACTGGCCAGATTTTCGACATCTCGGCAGATGCGCTGGAGGATGACCGCACAGGCGAGGAGTTTTACATGGCACGTGTGAAACTTGATGCGGATCAGCCCACGCAAGTTGCCGAGTTGGACCTGCTACCGGGCATGCCGGCGGATCTGTTTGTCCGTACCGGTGAAAGAACGGCCTTTTCATACCTGGCGCAGCCCATCAGCGACCGCCTGGCAAGGACGTTTATCGAGTAG
- a CDS encoding type I secretion system permease/ATPase → MFKKPSPVKRAWSSLRKGFLAVAFFSLFLNLLMLAGPLYMLQVYDRVLTSQNMETLVALTLLLGGVFVVTASLDLIRMRILNRLAAKFELNVGAPVLSATMRRRVDGRSAPGDNLVDDINGFREFISGTTLTAFFDAPWIPIYLLVLYVLHPYLGLLGLAGAIALTIMALINNVRARAPMQLASEARSRSDALFQISDRNAEVVHALGMKGDLSRRWANLQREAHVHKTLTSDRIAGFSVLSKTIRMGLQSAILGLGAALAITGETTAGVMIAATIVLARALAPIDQLIGQWRTFLAARGSYKKIKDLTEEFQEEEQRLRLPRAYQSMVVKIGQAGPPLAVNATLRGIDFELHAGDVLAVIGQSGSGKTTLGKMLSGIWAPQRGEILLDGSPMSKWNEQDLGQMIGFLPQDVELFDGTIRENIGRFSTEIDDTEVLRAAREAGVHELISSLPDGYETLIGEGFFLSGGQRQRLALARALYGDPFVLVLDEPNSDLDAEGEAALRQALQSAQYRGAISIVMTHRPATLQAVNKVLIMRQGTQAQFGDKDDVLQMNRQNVLTTPPKKTIAQAPGETPASETETSVKEAIQ, encoded by the coding sequence ATGTTTAAGAAACCTAGCCCCGTTAAACGCGCTTGGTCCTCACTTCGCAAAGGGTTCCTCGCCGTTGCCTTCTTTAGCCTCTTTCTCAACCTTCTTATGCTCGCCGGCCCCCTCTACATGCTTCAGGTTTACGACCGGGTTCTGACGAGCCAGAATATGGAAACGTTGGTGGCTCTGACCTTGCTTCTAGGCGGCGTATTTGTTGTCACCGCAAGTCTCGACCTCATCCGGATGCGCATTCTCAATCGTCTCGCCGCGAAATTCGAGCTCAATGTTGGCGCGCCTGTTCTCAGCGCCACGATGCGCCGCCGGGTCGATGGGCGCAGCGCTCCGGGTGACAACCTTGTCGATGACATCAACGGCTTCCGCGAATTCATTTCGGGCACGACCCTGACCGCGTTCTTTGATGCGCCCTGGATCCCGATCTACCTTCTGGTGCTTTATGTATTGCATCCCTATTTGGGCCTGCTCGGGTTGGCCGGTGCTATTGCCCTTACCATTATGGCCCTGATCAACAACGTCCGCGCCCGTGCACCTATGCAACTGGCCTCTGAGGCCCGCAGCCGCTCAGATGCACTCTTCCAAATCAGTGATCGCAATGCCGAAGTGGTTCATGCCCTTGGGATGAAAGGTGATCTGTCTCGCCGTTGGGCCAACCTCCAGCGCGAGGCGCATGTCCACAAAACCCTTACGTCGGACCGGATCGCTGGCTTTTCCGTGCTGTCCAAAACCATCCGGATGGGCCTTCAGTCCGCCATTCTCGGCCTCGGTGCTGCTCTGGCAATCACTGGTGAGACCACCGCAGGCGTAATGATTGCCGCGACAATCGTTCTGGCGCGTGCGCTGGCCCCGATTGATCAGTTGATCGGGCAGTGGCGTACATTTCTTGCCGCGCGCGGGTCTTACAAAAAAATCAAGGATCTGACCGAGGAGTTCCAGGAAGAAGAACAGCGTCTGCGCCTGCCACGCGCGTATCAGTCCATGGTGGTAAAAATTGGTCAGGCCGGCCCACCGCTGGCCGTCAATGCGACATTGCGTGGGATCGACTTCGAACTTCATGCAGGTGATGTGCTGGCCGTTATTGGTCAGAGTGGATCGGGCAAAACCACGTTGGGAAAAATGCTGTCCGGCATTTGGGCCCCACAACGCGGTGAAATCCTTCTTGACGGCAGCCCAATGTCGAAATGGAACGAGCAAGACCTCGGCCAGATGATCGGCTTCCTGCCGCAGGACGTTGAATTGTTCGACGGCACCATCCGCGAAAACATTGGACGGTTTTCGACCGAGATCGACGACACCGAAGTTCTGCGCGCGGCGCGTGAGGCCGGGGTGCACGAGTTGATCTCATCTTTGCCTGATGGCTACGAGACATTAATCGGCGAAGGGTTTTTCCTCTCTGGCGGTCAACGTCAGAGACTGGCTCTGGCCCGAGCGCTTTATGGAGATCCTTTTGTGCTGGTGCTCGATGAGCCAAACTCGGATCTCGACGCCGAAGGCGAAGCCGCGCTGCGGCAGGCGCTCCAATCAGCGCAGTATCGTGGTGCTATTTCCATCGTGATGACCCATCGGCCAGCTACGCTTCAGGCGGTCAACAAGGTGCTGATCATGCGTCAGGGCACACAGGCCCAGTTTGGCGACAAGGACGACGTGCTCCAGATGAACCGCCAAAACGTCCTTACGACTCCGCCCAAAAAGACAATCGCACAGGCCCCTGGTGAAACGCCGGCCTCTGAAACCGAAACTTCTGTCAAGGAAGCCATCCAATGA
- a CDS encoding CHRD domain-containing protein yields the protein MLFQLLSSLRARLLTSSSLAQETTRDGQTLFNNFFQSTVVDDTPAFVLANDFSRLLNFGEITTNNAVAAVQAQGEDVDVFNFRSGRIEANSGPDALATGIQVTGSADIRNFGEIAGEFNGVQFAGPESSGSLDNFRGGVISSDSRAVDIQGEGIDVRNFGDIVGTGDQRNGTIYTNSTAEDITISNFSGGTIDAGEDNQGAGISLQVGDEVGDVVETDIFNGVGGVIQGRGQAASNTTLAGDGIRIDDGAEGAVLDTEIVNAGLISSESEQGTAGGIRIADGANAEGEILNTSTGVIEGAANGLYIGQGEHDLDVLNFGTIQSDSRAVNIDGTGVNLVNGGDIRGTDNQRNGTVYADGTADDFEVSNLSTGTIDAGEDNTGSGFGVEISDAEDGANSFTLDNAGTIQGRGNAAAGTNAAGDGVRIGNVGNVGTTDAVINNTGTIDSEGANGTVAGVRFVNGVSFQGEFNNSGDISGVQNGVYFGNPVAGEGADHTGGVFNNLEGGTISSDSRAFNIDGIGLEVNNAGDIIGTDSQRNGTVYADGTAQDFTFNNLETGVIDAGEGNEGSGFGAEIDGENTFELNNEGTIQGRGNAAAGVNAAGDGIRIGNVGNSGTFDGTIVNSGLVASEGANGTVGAFRSVNNINFQGELVNEESGVFEGGQNGVYFGTGDHTGGSFVNRGTVTSDSRALNIDGEGLEVVNEGDILGTGNQRNGTVYADGTADNYSFTNSGTVDAGLGNNGSAVSLQTGDEAGDVVSAVIVNEEGGVFQGRGDAVEGNQVGDGLRLFTSQEDASFAGVVINEGLIAGSEGSDAAAGLRVDGGLNHLGAVLNEGEIRGTVNAIDASDAGTVTIVNDDEGVINGNVLLSDGDDIFVDLGVTNGEIVGGAGDDVIIAGEADNVITGGLGNDFIDGGDGIDTADFSDLDVAVTVNLDANGNGTATRDTGFNVSVANQAVVSPGQFGSAIANGAQFVEQALAGNLYYNIHTSDFPGGEIRGQLEVVSDTGVGHDRVIELAGSLDAAQEPGPTSDSLATGEATLTISFNEAGEVVYSSELSVVGLNEADLNTPIPGVVSAIHLHNAPAGANGPVVQDTLVDAGATLDVNATGGTGVVGLDVIDNQVETDVLSSIENVIGSDDGDVILGSDLSNVLNGADGDDLINGEGGDDILIGGEGADTFVFGENFGNDLIQDFQVGLDQLQFGDFGPDFGGPVSVSQDGADALISFGDQGSVRLAGVSSSDLNDDDFVA from the coding sequence ATGCTTTTCCAACTTCTATCCAGCCTGCGCGCACGTCTGTTGACGTCGTCGTCGCTGGCACAAGAGACGACCCGCGACGGTCAGACCTTGTTCAACAACTTCTTCCAAAGCACAGTCGTGGATGACACGCCCGCGTTTGTTTTGGCGAACGACTTTTCGCGTTTGCTGAACTTTGGTGAGATTACAACCAACAACGCCGTAGCCGCTGTTCAGGCGCAAGGCGAAGACGTGGATGTGTTCAACTTCCGTTCTGGCCGCATCGAGGCCAACAGTGGACCAGACGCACTGGCGACCGGCATTCAGGTGACCGGCAGCGCGGACATCCGCAACTTCGGTGAAATCGCTGGTGAGTTCAACGGCGTGCAGTTCGCCGGACCAGAAAGCTCAGGCAGCCTCGATAACTTCCGTGGCGGCGTGATCTCATCCGACAGCCGCGCGGTAGACATCCAAGGTGAAGGCATTGATGTGCGCAACTTCGGCGACATCGTCGGCACTGGTGATCAGCGCAACGGCACGATCTACACCAACAGCACAGCCGAAGACATCACGATCTCGAACTTCTCGGGCGGTACAATCGATGCCGGTGAAGACAACCAGGGCGCGGGTATCTCGCTGCAGGTTGGCGATGAGGTTGGCGACGTTGTTGAAACCGACATCTTCAACGGCGTAGGTGGCGTCATCCAAGGTCGCGGTCAGGCCGCGTCTAACACCACTTTGGCGGGCGACGGCATCCGGATTGACGATGGCGCAGAAGGTGCTGTCCTCGACACCGAGATTGTGAACGCAGGTTTGATTTCGTCAGAGAGTGAGCAAGGCACAGCCGGTGGTATCCGCATCGCTGATGGCGCAAATGCCGAAGGTGAAATCCTGAACACGTCCACAGGTGTGATCGAGGGTGCAGCCAATGGTCTTTACATCGGTCAGGGCGAACACGACCTCGATGTGCTGAACTTCGGCACCATTCAGTCCGACAGCCGCGCGGTCAACATCGACGGCACGGGTGTCAACCTGGTCAACGGTGGTGACATCCGCGGCACAGACAACCAGCGCAATGGCACCGTTTACGCCGATGGCACAGCGGATGACTTTGAGGTCAGCAACCTGTCCACCGGCACAATCGATGCTGGCGAAGACAACACAGGCTCCGGCTTTGGTGTTGAAATCAGTGACGCAGAAGATGGGGCGAATTCCTTTACCCTTGATAACGCAGGCACCATTCAGGGCCGTGGCAATGCCGCAGCTGGCACCAATGCCGCTGGCGACGGTGTGCGTATCGGTAATGTTGGCAATGTTGGAACAACCGACGCTGTCATCAACAACACAGGCACCATCGACTCCGAAGGTGCAAACGGCACGGTTGCCGGTGTTCGCTTTGTAAACGGTGTGTCTTTCCAAGGAGAGTTCAACAACTCCGGCGATATCTCCGGTGTTCAGAACGGTGTTTATTTTGGTAACCCAGTGGCTGGCGAAGGCGCAGATCACACTGGTGGTGTGTTCAACAACCTCGAAGGCGGAACCATTTCGTCTGATAGTCGCGCGTTCAACATCGATGGCATCGGCCTGGAAGTGAACAACGCCGGTGACATTATCGGAACGGACAGCCAGCGTAACGGCACCGTCTATGCCGATGGCACAGCCCAAGACTTTACCTTCAACAACCTAGAAACCGGTGTCATCGATGCGGGCGAAGGGAATGAAGGGTCTGGCTTTGGTGCTGAGATCGACGGTGAGAACACGTTCGAACTCAACAACGAAGGTACAATCCAAGGTCGCGGCAACGCCGCTGCTGGTGTCAACGCCGCAGGCGACGGCATCCGGATTGGGAACGTCGGCAACTCCGGCACGTTTGACGGAACGATCGTCAACTCTGGTCTGGTGGCCTCTGAAGGTGCCAATGGCACAGTCGGTGCGTTCCGTTCCGTCAACAACATCAACTTCCAAGGTGAGCTGGTCAACGAAGAAAGTGGTGTGTTTGAAGGCGGCCAGAACGGCGTGTACTTCGGCACTGGTGATCACACAGGCGGTTCTTTCGTGAACCGTGGCACTGTGACGTCTGACAGCCGCGCGCTGAACATTGATGGCGAAGGCCTGGAAGTTGTCAACGAAGGCGACATCCTTGGCACCGGCAACCAGCGCAACGGCACCGTCTATGCTGATGGTACTGCTGACAACTATTCCTTCACCAACTCCGGCACGGTTGATGCAGGCCTCGGCAACAACGGATCTGCTGTTTCGCTGCAAACAGGTGATGAAGCGGGTGACGTTGTCTCGGCTGTGATCGTCAACGAAGAAGGCGGTGTCTTCCAAGGTCGCGGCGACGCGGTGGAAGGAAATCAGGTTGGTGACGGGCTGCGTCTCTTCACAAGTCAGGAAGATGCGTCTTTCGCAGGTGTTGTGATCAACGAAGGTCTGATTGCAGGTTCTGAAGGCTCAGACGCTGCTGCTGGCCTGCGTGTTGATGGTGGACTGAACCATCTGGGTGCCGTGCTCAACGAAGGTGAAATCCGCGGCACCGTGAATGCAATCGATGCATCGGATGCAGGCACCGTGACCATCGTCAACGATGACGAAGGCGTAATCAACGGCAACGTTCTGCTGAGTGACGGCGATGACATTTTTGTCGACCTTGGAGTGACCAATGGCGAAATCGTCGGTGGCGCAGGTGATGACGTGATCATCGCCGGTGAAGCGGACAACGTCATCACGGGCGGTCTGGGCAATGACTTCATCGATGGTGGTGACGGCATTGACACGGCAGACTTCTCTGATCTCGACGTCGCGGTCACAGTTAATCTGGATGCCAACGGCAACGGCACGGCCACACGCGACACAGGCTTTAACGTGTCTGTCGCAAATCAGGCTGTTGTTAGTCCAGGTCAGTTCGGTTCGGCCATTGCCAACGGGGCACAGTTCGTTGAGCAGGCGCTCGCCGGTAATCTTTACTACAACATCCACACATCTGACTTCCCGGGTGGCGAAATCCGCGGTCAGTTGGAAGTTGTCAGTGACACAGGTGTTGGTCATGACCGTGTGATCGAGCTGGCAGGATCGTTGGATGCGGCACAGGAACCTGGCCCAACATCTGACAGCCTTGCCACTGGCGAAGCCACATTGACCATCTCGTTCAACGAGGCTGGTGAAGTGGTCTACTCGTCCGAGCTGAGCGTTGTGGGCCTCAATGAGGCGGACCTGAACACCCCGATCCCGGGCGTTGTTTCGGCCATCCATCTGCATAATGCACCTGCCGGAGCCAATGGTCCGGTTGTGCAAGACACGCTGGTGGATGCAGGCGCAACTCTGGATGTGAATGCCACAGGCGGCACCGGTGTTGTCGGTCTCGATGTGATCGACAACCAGGTTGAAACCGATGTTCTGAGCTCAATCGAGAACGTGATCGGCTCTGATGATGGTGACGTGATCCTCGGCAGCGACCTGAGCAACGTGCTCAACGGTGCGGATGGGGACGATCTGATCAACGGTGAGGGTGGCGATGACATCCTGATCGGAGGTGAAGGGGCTGACACATTCGTCTTCGGCGAAAACTTCGGCAACGACCTCATCCAGGATTTCCAGGTCGGTCTTGACCAGCTGCAGTTCGGTGACTTCGGTCCTGACTTCGGCGGCCCGGTCAGCGTCAGCCAGGATGGGGCCGATGCGCTCATCAGCTTCGGCGATCAAGGCTCAGTGCGTCTCGCCGGCGTCAGCAGCTCTGACCTGAACGACGACGATTTCGTTGCATAA
- a CDS encoding LysR family transcriptional regulator, which translates to MNFRDLEYVLAVAQHGNFSQAAAICNVSQPALSNQIKKLEQELGADLFLRLSGEVRLTECGQSVVKIAKRILADAQQLKDTATQFREPEAVPFKIGMTPTLAPYLTQYFAELFKDLFPGMKVVMIEDLPHNMLQMVEDHKLDTALVAKINHTGDLDFTSIWSEQLYLAMRENHPLSALESIAPDDVPAHDFIRLPYSFGYELEAELPSPDSGSRIGKRFDLSALRFETVCRHVCHSDDCTIVSALAAEQFKRDNWPMSFVPFEGPGNLRDLGAASRANCPRKPLLMKIGEYIQNSPPKGVTPTFFSEAD; encoded by the coding sequence ATGAATTTTAGAGACCTGGAATATGTTCTTGCGGTTGCACAACACGGCAACTTCAGCCAGGCAGCGGCGATCTGCAACGTCTCGCAACCTGCTCTGTCCAATCAGATCAAGAAACTGGAGCAAGAGCTCGGCGCAGATTTGTTTTTGCGCCTCAGCGGCGAAGTCCGTTTGACCGAATGCGGACAGAGCGTGGTCAAAATTGCAAAACGCATTTTGGCTGACGCGCAACAGCTCAAGGATACCGCCACGCAGTTTCGCGAACCCGAGGCGGTTCCGTTCAAAATCGGTATGACGCCAACCCTGGCACCCTATCTGACGCAGTATTTTGCGGAACTGTTCAAAGATCTTTTCCCAGGCATGAAAGTGGTGATGATAGAGGATCTGCCACACAATATGCTGCAGATGGTGGAAGATCATAAACTGGACACTGCACTGGTCGCCAAAATCAATCACACCGGTGATCTGGACTTTACGTCAATCTGGTCGGAACAGCTTTATTTGGCGATGCGGGAAAATCACCCTCTGAGTGCCCTGGAGTCAATCGCCCCAGACGACGTACCTGCGCATGACTTCATTCGACTGCCGTATTCTTTTGGATATGAGCTGGAAGCCGAACTTCCCTCTCCCGATAGTGGATCACGGATCGGGAAGCGGTTTGACCTCTCGGCCTTGCGCTTCGAAACGGTTTGTCGTCATGTCTGTCATTCAGATGATTGCACGATCGTCTCGGCCCTTGCGGCCGAACAGTTCAAGCGTGACAACTGGCCAATGAGCTTCGTGCCCTTTGAAGGACCAGGCAACCTGCGTGATCTGGGTGCCGCATCCCGCGCAAACTGCCCACGCAAACCACTGCTGATGAAGATTGGCGAGTATATCCAAAATTCGCCGCCCAAGGGGGTTACCCCGACTTTCTTTTCAGAAGCGGACTAG
- a CDS encoding DMT family transporter, whose amino-acid sequence MTDQPSPRITPMAALMLLALAAVWGGSFFFAEIALREVPPLTITLHRVFWAVPILFVVVRLMGLHLPRAPKIWGTYLVMGALNNAIPFSLIFWGQLQIESGLASILNGTTAVFGAVVAGVLLKDEPLTLPKIIGALFGVAGVAAIMGVDLLSGIDLRNLAQLAVLGAALSYAFASVWGKVALAGQPPQMNALGMLIGSTILMIPVALWVDGVPRFDLSASVWAALLAVAALSTALAYLLYFAILKRAGAANLMLVTLMIPPFAVGLGAAFLGETLGSEALIGFALIAVGLAVTDGRLFRRRT is encoded by the coding sequence ATGACTGACCAACCATCTCCGCGTATCACACCGATGGCCGCTCTTATGCTTCTGGCGTTGGCCGCCGTGTGGGGTGGATCGTTCTTCTTCGCCGAGATTGCCTTGCGCGAAGTGCCGCCCTTAACGATCACGCTGCACCGGGTGTTTTGGGCGGTGCCGATCCTTTTTGTCGTCGTGCGTCTCATGGGGCTACACTTGCCACGTGCGCCAAAGATCTGGGGGACCTATCTGGTGATGGGCGCGCTCAACAACGCTATTCCGTTTTCGCTCATCTTCTGGGGCCAGTTGCAGATTGAAAGCGGTTTGGCGTCGATCCTCAATGGTACAACAGCGGTGTTTGGCGCGGTGGTCGCTGGCGTGCTGCTCAAGGACGAGCCTTTGACCTTGCCCAAAATCATCGGAGCGCTTTTTGGAGTCGCCGGTGTCGCGGCAATCATGGGTGTGGATTTGCTTTCGGGGATCGACCTGCGCAACCTTGCGCAACTGGCGGTGCTGGGGGCGGCGCTCAGCTATGCATTTGCCTCTGTCTGGGGCAAAGTGGCGCTGGCCGGGCAGCCGCCGCAAATGAACGCGCTGGGCATGCTGATCGGGTCGACGATCCTGATGATCCCGGTGGCTTTGTGGGTCGATGGTGTGCCGCGCTTTGATCTTTCTGCGTCCGTTTGGGCTGCGCTTCTGGCTGTGGCGGCTTTGTCCACGGCGCTGGCCTATCTGCTCTATTTCGCCATTCTCAAACGCGCGGGTGCCGCCAATCTGATGCTGGTTACTCTGATGATCCCGCCCTTTGCCGTCGGGCTGGGCGCGGCGTTTCTTGGCGAGACCCTTGGTTCTGAGGCGTTGATCGGATTCGCCCTTATTGCCGTGGGACTTGCCGTAACGGACGGGCGCCTTTTTCGGCGTCGGACGTGA
- a CDS encoding universal stress protein has product MYNHVVVPVSFDEDRDAAGAMEIAGAVMAEGGRISLLHVIEQIPAYATSYLPAHYMDDRHEAIQAELDKLAKDLPNATGVVVDGHSGRTILDWSSDNGADCIVIASHRPGMQDLLLGSTAHYVVRHAKCAVHVVR; this is encoded by the coding sequence ATGTACAATCACGTAGTCGTTCCGGTGTCTTTCGACGAAGACCGCGATGCCGCCGGAGCCATGGAAATAGCCGGGGCAGTCATGGCCGAAGGGGGCCGCATTTCACTTTTGCATGTGATCGAACAGATCCCGGCCTACGCAACCTCGTATCTGCCCGCGCACTATATGGATGACCGGCACGAAGCGATCCAGGCCGAGCTCGACAAGCTGGCCAAGGACCTGCCCAACGCCACCGGCGTGGTGGTGGATGGCCACTCGGGCCGCACCATCCTGGATTGGTCCAGCGACAATGGGGCCGACTGCATCGTTATTGCCAGCCACCGGCCCGGCATGCAGGATTTGCTGCTCGGCTCCACGGCCCATTATGTGGTGCGCCACGCCAAATGCGCGGTGCATGTGGTGCGCTGA
- a CDS encoding zf-TFIIB domain-containing protein — MKCPVDGETLVISDRSGVEIDYCPQCRGVWLDRGELDKIIERSAPEPSRAPRRDARDWDEDDRPRRKKSRGGFLEDLFDF, encoded by the coding sequence ATGAAATGTCCGGTGGACGGAGAAACCCTTGTGATATCGGATCGCTCGGGCGTTGAGATCGACTATTGCCCGCAATGCCGCGGCGTGTGGCTGGATCGCGGAGAGCTGGACAAAATCATTGAACGGTCTGCCCCCGAACCGTCGCGCGCGCCCCGACGAGACGCACGAGACTGGGACGAGGACGACCGCCCACGGCGCAAGAAAAGCCGAGGCGGGTTCCTGGAAGATTTGTTCGATTTCTGA